In Sphingomonas sp. SUN019, one genomic interval encodes:
- the tolR gene encoding protein TolR, which yields MAINLPSQKSGSRRAPMADINVTPLVDVMLVLLIIFMVTAPLLTAGVPVNLPDSRAKPLDQDAEPTEISLDEQGRIFIAKEEVSQQALPQRLDAIAAKGTADAPPQVFLRADKSLDYGRIMRVMGELNRAGLNRVALVTIGDE from the coding sequence GTGGCGATCAACCTTCCCTCGCAGAAAAGCGGCAGCCGCCGTGCGCCGATGGCGGACATCAACGTCACGCCATTGGTCGACGTGATGCTCGTCCTGCTCATCATCTTCATGGTCACCGCGCCGCTGCTGACCGCCGGCGTCCCCGTGAACCTGCCCGACAGCCGCGCGAAGCCGCTCGATCAGGATGCGGAGCCGACCGAAATCTCGCTCGACGAACAGGGCCGCATCTTCATCGCCAAGGAAGAGGTGTCGCAACAGGCGCTGCCACAACGCCTGGACGCGATCGCTGCAAAGGGCACCGCCGACGCCCCGCCACAGGTGTTCCTGCGCGCCGACAAATCGCTCGACTACGGCCGCATCATGCGCGTGATGGGCGAACTCAACCGCGCCGGGCTGAACCGCGTCGCGCTGGTCACGATCGGCGACGAGTAA
- the tolQ gene encoding protein TolQ: protein MNPFFNTDAATLSPIALFIQADWVVKFVMLGLLLASVWTWAIIFGFWRRIGRTRKETEAFERDFWKADDIDAFYKTRADTDLPSARIFAAGVAEWRRSTQGTTIDRGGTRERLATTMGAAVATEIDKLSDRLNILATVGSVAPFVGLFGTVWGIMRSFTSIASAQNTSLAVVAPGIAEALFATAIGLFAAIPAVIAYNRFSHGINRIEARLNRFADGFHATLSRQLDRER from the coding sequence TTGAACCCGTTCTTCAATACCGACGCCGCCACATTGTCCCCGATCGCCTTGTTCATCCAGGCCGATTGGGTGGTGAAGTTCGTCATGCTCGGGCTGTTGCTCGCCAGCGTGTGGACGTGGGCGATCATCTTCGGTTTCTGGCGGCGCATCGGCCGCACGCGCAAGGAAACCGAGGCGTTCGAACGCGATTTCTGGAAGGCCGACGACATCGACGCTTTCTACAAGACCCGCGCCGACACCGATCTGCCGTCGGCGCGCATCTTCGCCGCCGGGGTCGCCGAATGGCGCCGCTCGACGCAGGGCACGACGATCGACCGCGGCGGCACGCGCGAACGGCTGGCGACGACGATGGGCGCGGCGGTCGCGACCGAGATCGACAAGCTCAGCGACCGGCTGAACATCCTCGCCACGGTCGGATCGGTCGCGCCGTTCGTCGGGCTATTCGGCACCGTGTGGGGCATCATGCGCAGCTTCACCAGCATCGCGAGCGCACAGAACACCTCGCTCGCGGTCGTCGCGCCGGGTATCGCCGAGGCGCTGTTCGCCACCGCCATCGGCCTGTTCGCCGCCATCCCCGCGGTCATCGCCTACAACCGCTTCAGCCACGGCATCAACCGCATCGAAGCGCGCCTGAACCGCTTTGCCGACGGTTTTCATGCCACCTTGAGCCGTCAGCTCGATCGCGAGCGCTGA